One region of Streptococcus parasanguinis genomic DNA includes:
- a CDS encoding single-stranded DNA-binding protein yields the protein MINNVVLVGRMTRDAELRYTPSNQAVATFSLAVNRNFKSQNGEREADFINCVIWRQQAENLANWAKKGALIGITGRIQTRNYENQQGQRVYVTEVVADSFQLLESRAAREGHAGGGYSSGNGGFAGNATPSFGGSEPSNAAPNFGREENPFGANPMDISDDDLPF from the coding sequence ATGATTAACAATGTTGTACTTGTCGGTCGTATGACCCGTGATGCTGAACTTCGCTACACTCCAAGCAATCAAGCAGTTGCTACTTTCAGCCTAGCTGTCAATCGCAACTTCAAGAGTCAAAATGGAGAGCGCGAAGCCGATTTCATCAACTGTGTGATCTGGCGTCAGCAAGCAGAAAACTTAGCCAACTGGGCTAAGAAAGGTGCTTTGATTGGGATTACCGGTCGCATTCAAACACGTAATTACGAAAACCAGCAAGGTCAACGTGTTTATGTCACTGAAGTCGTAGCAGACAGCTTCCAACTATTGGAAAGCCGTGCAGCACGCGAAGGGCATGCAGGTGGTGGCTATTCATCGGGCAATGGTGGTTTTGCTGGAAATGCAACCCCAAGTTTTGGTGGATCTGAACCAAGCAATGCAGCGCCAAACTTTGGTCGTGAAGAAAATCCATTTGGAGCCAATCCAATGGATATCTCAGACGACGATCTTCCATTCTAA
- the rpsF gene encoding 30S ribosomal protein S6: MAKYEILYIIRPNIEEEAKNALVARFDSILTDNGATVVESKDWEKRRLAYEIQDFREGLYHIVNVEANDAVALNEFDRLSKINGDILRHMIVKVDA, encoded by the coding sequence ATGGCTAAATACGAAATTCTTTATATTATTCGTCCAAACATTGAAGAAGAAGCTAAAAACGCTTTGGTAGCACGTTTCGATTCTATCTTGACTGACAACGGTGCAACTGTTGTTGAATCAAAAGATTGGGAAAAACGTCGTCTTGCATACGAAATCCAAGATTTCCGTGAAGGACTTTACCACATCGTAAACGTTGAAGCGAACGACGCTGTAGCTCTTAACGAGTTCGACCGTCTTTCAAAAATCAACGGTGACATTCTTCGTCACATGATCGTAAAAGTTGACGCGTAA